A stretch of DNA from Gimesia chilikensis:
GGTCAGATTGTTGAGGACCACCTTTCTGCCTGCTCCAAGCAACAGCGGCTGAACGAGCGAGTAAGAAAGCACACTTACGGAAGTGGTCTGATTGGATCCGGAGAACAGCCAGAGTGTGTTATTCGCCAGTTCGACGGCCCACTGGGCACCACTGGGCAGCATCTGATTCACACCAATGCGACTGGAGAGGTCGAGTTCCTGCGTTCCGTTGGACAAACGTCGCCGGTTGAGATCGACCTGCGGATTCTGTCCGCCGACTCCCAGATACTTCACGTCAAACTGGAATCGTCCGAACGTCAGATCGAGAGCAGACAGGAAGAGGTTTTCAATCTGGAACTGATATTCGCGACTGTTAATGTTCGCGATGTCGATGGCTTCCTGCAGCGTGACTTCTTCAAGCGCAGGCAGTTCGGTACCGGGAAGCGAATTCCCGGCCGCTGCCATTTCTGCACTTAACTCGGGAGAGATACCATACTGCACGAGCCAGTCCGGGTTTTCGATACTGAGTGCGCGACCAAATTTGTGCCAGCTTTTGTAACCCTTTTTACACTGTAACCAGTGCATGTAGACATTGGCGGCAGGGTCATCGGGAGGCAGCGGTTCGTGATTGGGATCATAGGGATCATAGAAACGACTGCGCGGATCGGGCTCGACGTCGTAGCGGGGAAGTTCCCAGGCTGGGTCGTCGGCTTTTTCAGCCAGAATTTCATACGAATCCGCATTGGCCTGATCAGCCCAGAACGTGGGTGAGCAGCCGACCTGAATCAGGGACAGACCCGCCAGTAGCGCTACCGCCAGAGCTGACCTGAGTGATTCACATTGGGGATTGAATTTTGCGCGACTCATTTAAGAGCATCCATGACACTGAGTTTATCAAAAGCCGTGGTCCTGACAGGAAAGTTCCTCTTTCCCTTCAGGCGGCAGGAATATCACGTAAGGCATAAGGGGCAGGGGAGTCGGCAACGGTACGTACTGTTTCCCGTTGCGAACGTTGAACCTGGGCTGCTTTGAGTAATGTCTGCAGCATGCCGGTTAATTGACGGCGCTGATCCGGAGTGAGTGCGGCCAGCAGGCGTTGTGAAACGTTGCCGTGGTACTCTTTGACACGCTCCAGAATCAGGTAGCCTGCTTCTGTCACCTGCAGAACCCGTTTTCGACGATCCTGCTGAGACTGTCGGCGTACAACCAGTTGATCACTTTCCATCCGCTCGATCAGTGTGCAGATGTTGGATTCAGACTGACCCAGTTTGCGTGCCAGTTCCGACTGGGAGCAGCCGGATTCCCGAATGGCGTCAATCACCTTCAAGGCAGCATACCGAACTTCGTTAATCTCCAGGTGGGCAAAACTGTTATTCAATGCCGTGCGGATCATGTGAGCGGTGCGAATCAAAAGATCGACCTGTTCGACAAATTCCTGGTGCTGCAGTGATCTCCAGTCTTTCTCGCTTGCAGGAGAGATGGTCGCTGGTTGGTGATCCTGTTCCATATCGAGTCAGCCTCAATTCTGTATATGCGTCTGATGAGTGAGCCTGTAGCTATTTTCCACCGGGAGGCGCGAAGCCCCTTCTTCATATTTCGGACATGAAGTATTAGTATCTGAAGGAGTTATCGGCATAACCCGCAAAGTTTTACATAAGTAATGCCCGATTTCTGGTTGCACTTTCCCTCTCAGGAGTGAACAATCGAGTAAATCCGCCACAACACTTTGCATTCAAAACCCCTTCCGAGAGAGCCAGTTACATGACACGAAGCGCACTCAGTCGTCGAATGAACCTTAACTTTTTATTCCCCCTATTCACCCTGCTTGCCGCATTTATGCAAATCAATGCTGCTCATGCAGAATCAAAGCCGAATGTGGTTGTGATCTATGCGGATGACCTGGGATATGGGGATCTGGCCTGCTTCGGGCACCCCACGATCAAGACTCCCCATCTGGATCAGATGGCGGAGGAGGGAATGAAATTCACCCAGTTTTATTCTGCCGCTCCGGTATGTACGCCCAGTCGAGCCGCGTTATTAACGGGGCGCTATCCCATTCGATCTGGGATGTGCAGTGATAAACGCCGAGTGCTGTTTCCCGATTCAGGAGGCGGTATTCCAGCCAGCGAAGTCACACTGGCAGAAGCGATGAAATCAGCCGGCTATCGTACAGCGTGTGTCGGTAAATGGCACCTGGGTCATCTGCCTCAATTCCTGCCGACCAGCAATGGATTTGACAGCTATTTCGGCATCCCCTATTCCAACGATATGGACCGGGTCGCTGACCGTAAGATGGGTCGAAAGATCTTCCTCGATCCGAAGGTCAAATACTGGAACGTCCCCCTGATGCGGGACACGGATATCGTGGAACAACCTGCCGATCAGACCACAATCACCAAACGCTATACCGAAGAGGCGATCAAGTTTATCAAACAGGATCAGAAGCAGCCGTTCTTCCTGTACCTGGCCCACAATATGCCGCATGTGCCGCTGTTCCGCTCTCCGGCATTTGCAGACAAAAGTCTGCGGGGCCTGTATGGTGATGTCATTGAGGAGATTGACTGGAGCGTCGGTCAGGTACTGCAGACACTGCGCGATGAGGGACTGGACCAGAATACGATCGTCTGGTTTTCCAGCGACAACGGTCCGTGGCTCATCTTTGACGCCCAGGGAGGCTCAGCGGGCCTGTTACGTGATGGTAAAGGGAGCACCTGGGAAGGGGGCATGCGTGAGCCGACACTGGCCTGGTGGCCCGGTCATATTCCTGCGGGAACGGTCTCCCAGGAACAGGGGAGCACGATGGACATCTACACGACCTCCATCAAGCTGGCAGGTGGTGCTGTCCCCACAGATCGCGTTGTTGATGGTGTAGACCTCACTCCGGTTCTGACGCAGAGCGGTCCCGGCCCGCGCGATGAAATGGTTTATTATCGCGGCACAAAACTGATGGCGATCCGCAAAGGACCGTGGAAGGCACATTTCATCACCAAACCCGCATACGGCCGGGAACCATTTAAGGAACATGATCCGCCGGTACTATACCACCTGGAGCATGATCCTTCCGA
This window harbors:
- a CDS encoding MarR family winged helix-turn-helix transcriptional regulator, whose amino-acid sequence is MEQDHQPATISPASEKDWRSLQHQEFVEQVDLLIRTAHMIRTALNNSFAHLEINEVRYAALKVIDAIRESGCSQSELARKLGQSESNICTLIERMESDQLVVRRQSQQDRRKRVLQVTEAGYLILERVKEYHGNVSQRLLAALTPDQRRQLTGMLQTLLKAAQVQRSQRETVRTVADSPAPYALRDIPAA
- a CDS encoding sulfatase, with amino-acid sequence MQINAAHAESKPNVVVIYADDLGYGDLACFGHPTIKTPHLDQMAEEGMKFTQFYSAAPVCTPSRAALLTGRYPIRSGMCSDKRRVLFPDSGGGIPASEVTLAEAMKSAGYRTACVGKWHLGHLPQFLPTSNGFDSYFGIPYSNDMDRVADRKMGRKIFLDPKVKYWNVPLMRDTDIVEQPADQTTITKRYTEEAIKFIKQDQKQPFFLYLAHNMPHVPLFRSPAFADKSLRGLYGDVIEEIDWSVGQVLQTLRDEGLDQNTIVWFSSDNGPWLIFDAQGGSAGLLRDGKGSTWEGGMREPTLAWWPGHIPAGTVSQEQGSTMDIYTTSIKLAGGAVPTDRVVDGVDLTPVLTQSGPGPRDEMVYYRGTKLMAIRKGPWKAHFITKPAYGREPFKEHDPPVLYHLEHDPSEKYDVAKDHPEVIKELKAAAEKHRKTVKPVPSQLEIPLTQK